The Streptomyces sp. Je 1-332 genome has a window encoding:
- the nuoN gene encoding NADH-quinone oxidoreductase subunit NuoN gives MSASAVHSLWTMASAAAPQDQIDKIDTPTIEYGQLSPTLIVIGAAVLGILIEAFVPRKSRYYAQVFVAVVALTAAFAAVVGLAATGYGTTKAHIAAMGAIAVDGPALFLQGTILLAGLVAIFTFAERRLDPVAHGKRVDSFAAQAGATPGSEGEQAATKAGFTTTEVFPLALFAIGGMLVFPSANDLLTLFIALEVFSLPLYLLCALARRKRLMSQEAAVKYFLLGSFSSAFLLFGIALLYGYAGSVSYGTIAKVIDGSVQEVNPALADTMGNDALLLIGAAMIVMGLLFKVGAVPFHMWTPDVYEGAPTPVTGFMAAATKVAAFGALLRLLYVVLPGLRWDWRPVMWGVVILTMLAGAIVAITQTDIKRLLAYSSIAHAGFILAGVIAMNPDGISSVLFYLGAYSFVTIGAFAVVTLVRDAGGEATHLSKWAGLGRRSPLVAAVFAVFLLAFAGIPLTSGFSGKFAVFKAAAEGGAGALVVVGVISSAIAAFFYIRVIVLMFFSEPKADGPTVAVPSPLTMTAIGVGVAVTLVLGVAPQYFLDLANQAGVFVR, from the coding sequence GTGAGCGCATCAGCCGTCCACAGCCTGTGGACAATGGCGTCGGCCGCGGCGCCGCAGGACCAGATCGACAAGATCGACACTCCCACGATCGAGTACGGGCAGCTGTCACCGACGTTGATCGTCATCGGCGCGGCGGTCCTCGGGATCCTCATCGAGGCCTTCGTGCCGCGCAAATCCCGTTACTACGCGCAGGTGTTCGTGGCGGTCGTCGCCCTCACCGCGGCCTTCGCCGCGGTCGTCGGGCTCGCCGCCACCGGGTACGGCACGACGAAGGCGCACATCGCGGCCATGGGCGCCATCGCGGTCGACGGACCGGCGCTCTTCCTGCAGGGCACGATCCTTCTCGCGGGCCTCGTCGCGATCTTCACCTTCGCGGAGCGGCGGCTCGACCCGGTGGCACACGGCAAGCGCGTGGACTCGTTCGCCGCGCAGGCCGGAGCGACGCCGGGCAGTGAAGGCGAACAGGCCGCCACGAAGGCCGGGTTCACCACCACCGAGGTGTTCCCGCTGGCGCTCTTCGCGATCGGCGGCATGCTCGTCTTCCCGTCGGCGAACGACCTCCTGACGCTCTTCATCGCCCTCGAGGTCTTCTCGCTGCCGCTCTACCTCCTGTGCGCGCTCGCCCGCCGCAAGCGCCTGATGTCGCAGGAAGCCGCCGTCAAGTACTTCCTGCTCGGTTCGTTCTCCTCGGCGTTCCTGCTCTTCGGGATCGCCCTGCTCTACGGGTACGCGGGCTCGGTGTCGTACGGCACGATCGCGAAGGTCATCGACGGCAGCGTCCAGGAGGTCAACCCCGCGCTCGCCGACACCATGGGCAACGACGCGCTGCTCCTGATCGGCGCCGCGATGATCGTCATGGGTCTGCTCTTCAAGGTCGGCGCGGTGCCGTTCCACATGTGGACCCCGGACGTGTACGAGGGTGCGCCCACGCCGGTCACCGGCTTCATGGCCGCGGCGACGAAGGTGGCCGCCTTCGGCGCGCTGCTCCGGCTCCTCTACGTGGTCCTGCCGGGGCTTCGCTGGGACTGGCGGCCCGTGATGTGGGGCGTAGTGATCCTCACGATGCTGGCCGGCGCGATCGTCGCGATCACGCAGACCGACATCAAGCGGCTGCTCGCGTACTCCTCGATCGCCCACGCGGGCTTCATCCTCGCCGGTGTCATCGCCATGAACCCGGACGGCATCTCGTCGGTCCTCTTCTACCTGGGGGCCTACTCCTTCGTGACGATCGGCGCGTTCGCCGTGGTCACGCTGGTGCGGGACGCGGGCGGCGAGGCCACGCACCTGTCGAAGTGGGCGGGGCTCGGCCGGCGCTCGCCGCTGGTCGCCGCGGTCTTCGCGGTGTTCCTGCTCGCCTTCGCCGGCATTCCGCTGACCTCCGGGTTCTCCGGGAAGTTCGCGGTGTTCAAAGCGGCGGCGGAGGGCGGCGCGGGCGCGCTGGTCGTGGTCGGTGTGATCTCGTCCGCGATCGCCGCGTTCTTCTACATCCGCGTGATCGTGCTCATGTTCTTCAGCGAGCCGAAGGCGGACGGCCCGACCGTCGCCGTGCCCTCGCCGCTGACGATGACGGCGATCGGCGTGGGCGTCGCGGTGACGCTGGTGCTCGGCGTGGCCCCGCAGTACTTCCTGGATCTGGCGAACCAGGCGGGGGTCTTCGTCCGGTAG
- the recQ gene encoding DNA helicase RecQ yields the protein MSEVTVPSAVTESGVVADSGAVAVSDALRTLHRVFGYDAFRGEQEAIIEHVVAGGDSVVLMPTGGGKSLCYQIPALVRPGTGVVISPLIALMQDQVDALRALGVRAGFINSTQDFDERRVMEAEFLAGELDVLYLAPERLRLEGTLDLLSRAKISVFAIDEAHCVAQWGHDFRPDYLALSLLGQRWPDVPRIALTATATHATHREITERLGMPDAKHFVASFDRPNIQYRIVPKAEPKKQLLSFLKEEHEGDAGIVYCLSRNSVEKTAEFLCRNGIEAVPYHAGLDGGTRAAHQSRFLREEGLVVCATIAFGMGIDKPDVRFVAHLDLPKSVEGYYQETGRAGRDGLPSTAWMAYGLQDVVQQRKMIQGSEGDEAFRRRAASHLDSMLALCETAQCRRAQLLTYFGQDAAAESCGNCDTCLAPPETWDGTVPAQKVLSTIVRLQRERGQKFGAGQIIDILLGKKTAKVIQFDHDQLSVFGIGEELAEAEWRGVVRQLLAQGLLAVEGEYGTLVLTEESGSVLGREREVRLRKEPKRPAAAKAPKGERKAKAAAAVAELPQEAVPVFEALRAWRGAQAKELGLPAYVIFHDATLREIATLRPTSLSELGGISGLGEKKLATYGEGVLGVLAELGGAAAPAPTGALVPSQAPEPPEEDWPEPPEDF from the coding sequence ATGAGCGAGGTGACCGTACCGAGCGCGGTGACGGAGAGCGGCGTGGTGGCGGACAGCGGCGCCGTGGCGGTGAGTGACGCGCTGCGGACGCTGCACCGCGTCTTCGGGTATGACGCGTTCCGCGGCGAGCAGGAAGCGATCATCGAGCACGTGGTCGCGGGCGGGGACTCCGTCGTGCTGATGCCCACCGGCGGCGGCAAGTCGCTCTGCTATCAGATCCCGGCCCTGGTGCGCCCCGGCACCGGCGTCGTGATCTCCCCGCTCATCGCGCTCATGCAGGACCAGGTGGACGCGCTGCGGGCACTCGGCGTGCGGGCCGGGTTCATCAACTCCACGCAGGACTTCGACGAGCGGCGTGTGATGGAGGCCGAATTCCTGGCGGGAGAGCTCGATGTCCTGTATCTGGCGCCGGAGCGGCTGCGCCTGGAGGGGACGCTCGATCTGCTCTCCCGCGCGAAGATCTCCGTCTTCGCGATCGATGAGGCGCACTGCGTGGCGCAGTGGGGCCACGACTTCCGCCCCGACTATCTGGCGCTCTCCCTGCTCGGCCAGCGCTGGCCCGATGTGCCGCGGATCGCGCTGACGGCGACGGCGACCCACGCCACCCACCGGGAGATCACCGAGCGGCTCGGCATGCCGGACGCCAAGCACTTCGTGGCGAGCTTCGACCGGCCCAACATCCAGTACCGCATCGTGCCGAAGGCCGAGCCGAAGAAGCAGCTCCTGTCCTTCCTCAAGGAGGAGCACGAGGGCGACGCGGGAATCGTCTACTGCCTCTCGCGCAATTCCGTCGAGAAGACCGCCGAGTTCCTGTGCCGCAACGGCATCGAGGCCGTGCCGTACCACGCGGGCCTGGACGGCGGGACGCGCGCCGCCCACCAGTCCCGCTTCCTGCGCGAGGAGGGCCTGGTCGTCTGCGCCACGATCGCCTTCGGCATGGGCATCGACAAGCCGGACGTCCGTTTCGTCGCCCACCTCGACCTGCCGAAGTCGGTCGAGGGGTACTACCAGGAGACGGGCCGCGCGGGCCGCGACGGCCTGCCCTCCACGGCCTGGATGGCGTACGGCCTCCAGGACGTCGTCCAGCAGCGGAAGATGATCCAGGGCAGCGAGGGCGACGAGGCGTTCCGCCGCCGGGCGGCCTCGCATCTGGACTCCATGCTGGCGCTGTGCGAGACGGCCCAGTGCCGCAGGGCCCAGCTCCTCACGTACTTCGGCCAGGACGCCGCGGCGGAGTCCTGCGGGAACTGCGACACGTGCCTCGCACCCCCGGAGACCTGGGACGGCACGGTGCCGGCCCAGAAGGTGCTCTCCACGATCGTGCGGCTCCAGCGCGAGCGCGGGCAGAAGTTCGGCGCGGGGCAGATCATCGACATCCTGCTCGGCAAGAAGACCGCGAAGGTCATCCAGTTCGACCACGACCAGCTTTCGGTCTTCGGCATCGGCGAGGAGCTCGCGGAAGCCGAATGGCGTGGCGTGGTGCGGCAGTTGCTCGCACAGGGGCTGCTCGCCGTCGAGGGGGAGTACGGCACGTTGGTCCTGACCGAGGAGAGCGGTTCAGTCCTCGGCCGGGAGCGGGAGGTGCGGTTGCGCAAGGAGCCGAAGCGGCCCGCCGCCGCGAAGGCTCCGAAGGGAGAGCGGAAGGCGAAAGCCGCGGCGGCCGTCGCCGAGCTGCCCCAGGAAGCGGTGCCGGTGTTCGAGGCACTGCGGGCATGGCGCGGCGCACAGGCCAAGGAGCTGGGCCTCCCGGCGTACGTGATCTTCCACGACGCCACGCTGCGGGAGATCGCCACGCTGCGGCCCACGTCCCTGTCGGAACTGGGCGGCATCAGCGGCCTCGGCGAGAAGAAGCTGGCGACGTACGGGGAGGGGGTGCTGGGGGTCTTGGCGGAGCTGGGCGGCGCGGCTGCTCCGGCGCCGACGGGGGCTCTGGTGCCCTCGCAGGCCCCGGAGCCCCCGGAGGAGGACTGGCCGGAGCCGCCGGAGGACTTCTAG
- the fahA gene encoding fumarylacetoacetase, with protein sequence MSEHTPLDPAGSDPSAHSVGDPFALAEGDPFGPHNLPYGVFSLAGGSAAAERRVGVRLGDHVLDAGAAAAALGSPYVSLLARPTLNPLLAAGRTAWSDVRRALTAWVTIPAHREVVRPLLYPLSEVTLHLPFEVADYVDFYASEHHATHLGQIFRPDAPSPLTPNWKHLPIGYHGRSGTVVVSGTEVVRPSGQRKAPAETAPVFGPSVRLDIEAEVGFVVGTPSDLGSPVPLADFREHVFGLTLLNDWSARDIQAWEYVPLGPFLGKSFCTSVSAWITPLEALDAARVAPPERTHELLPYLDDSAESVADEPGGYDLRITVTLNGHVISEPPFSTVYWTAAQQLAHMTANGASLRTGDLYGSGTVSGPSEGQYGSLIEITWNGRDALVLPDGKRTFLEDGDEVTLSAWAPGPDGTRVGLGEVSGRVASSR encoded by the coding sequence ATGTCCGAGCACACCCCGCTCGATCCGGCCGGGAGCGACCCTTCCGCCCACTCCGTAGGCGACCCCTTCGCTCTCGCGGAGGGCGATCCCTTCGGGCCGCACAATCTCCCGTACGGCGTGTTCTCCCTGGCCGGCGGCTCGGCCGCCGCGGAACGCCGGGTCGGCGTACGGCTCGGCGATCACGTCCTCGACGCCGGCGCAGCCGCCGCGGCGCTCGGCTCGCCCTATGTCTCGCTGCTCGCCAGGCCCACGCTCAACCCGCTGCTCGCCGCGGGCCGCACGGCGTGGTCCGACGTGCGGCGCGCGCTCACCGCGTGGGTGACGATCCCGGCGCACCGCGAGGTCGTGCGCCCCCTGCTGTACCCGCTGTCCGAGGTCACGCTGCACCTCCCCTTCGAGGTCGCGGACTACGTGGACTTCTATGCCTCCGAGCACCACGCGACCCACCTGGGGCAGATCTTCCGCCCGGACGCGCCGTCCCCGCTGACCCCCAACTGGAAGCACCTCCCCATTGGTTACCACGGCCGGTCGGGCACCGTTGTGGTCTCCGGGACCGAGGTGGTACGCCCGTCGGGGCAGCGCAAGGCTCCCGCGGAGACGGCCCCGGTCTTCGGGCCCTCCGTCCGCCTCGACATCGAGGCCGAGGTCGGTTTCGTCGTGGGCACGCCGTCGGATCTTGGCTCCCCGGTGCCGCTCGCGGACTTCCGGGAGCACGTCTTCGGGCTGACCCTCCTCAACGACTGGTCGGCGCGCGACATCCAGGCCTGGGAGTACGTGCCGCTCGGGCCGTTCCTCGGCAAGTCCTTCTGCACCTCGGTCTCGGCGTGGATCACCCCCCTCGAGGCCCTGGACGCGGCGCGGGTCGCCCCTCCGGAGCGCACGCATGAACTCCTCCCCTACCTGGACGACTCGGCGGAGTCCGTCGCCGACGAGCCCGGCGGCTACGACCTGCGCATCACCGTGACCCTGAACGGCCACGTCATCTCCGAGCCGCCCTTCTCCACCGTCTACTGGACGGCAGCCCAGCAGCTGGCGCACATGACGGCGAACGGCGCGTCCCTGCGCACGGGCGACCTGTACGGCTCGGGCACCGTGAGCGGGCCCTCCGAGGGGCAGTACGGCTCTCTGATCGAGATCACCTGGAACGGCCGCGACGCTCTTGTCCTTCCGGACGGGAAGCGGACGTTCCTGGAGGACGGTGATGAGGTGACCCTCTCGGCGTGGGCCCCCGGGCCGGACGGGACCCGGGTGGGCCTCGGAGAGGTTTCTGGCAGGGTCGCCTCCAGCCGCTGA
- a CDS encoding ATP-grasp domain-containing protein: MAKRNDDVPFAIDREVPGLIVKFGNYPLHHGGVGAIRSLGRLGVPMYAITEDRYTPAAASRHLTGAFPWPTTGTEQPERLVEGMLRLARRIGRPTVLIPTDEEAAVLIAEHQEPLSGAGFLFPRVEPELPRRLASKQGLHELCVEHGIVSPAASFPESYGDIREFAATAVFPVVAKNREAFTRRSRPAVNGTTRIETREGLLGLARDWGERPGVILQEYLPREQAEDWIVHAYFDANSAPCAMFTGVKVRSWPPHAGMTANAYVVDNPELADLAARFIKQIGFTGVIDLDLRFDRRDGQYKLLDFNPRMGAQFRLFESESGIDVVRAMHLHLTGRPVPKGEQRAGHRYVVENIDLPALLAYRRSGYTTPHAPPHASGTELAWLAADDMKPFFTMLARFVRPGAKHLYQLWRTNRRGSSTS, from the coding sequence GTGGCCAAGAGGAACGACGACGTGCCCTTCGCGATCGACCGTGAGGTGCCCGGCCTGATCGTGAAGTTCGGGAACTATCCGCTGCACCACGGCGGCGTGGGCGCGATCCGCAGCCTCGGGCGGCTCGGCGTGCCCATGTACGCGATCACCGAGGACCGTTACACACCAGCGGCCGCCTCGCGCCATCTCACCGGCGCCTTTCCCTGGCCGACCACCGGGACCGAACAGCCGGAGCGGCTCGTGGAAGGGATGCTGCGCCTCGCGCGCCGCATCGGCAGACCCACGGTCCTGATCCCGACGGACGAGGAAGCGGCCGTCCTCATCGCCGAGCACCAGGAGCCGCTGAGCGGTGCGGGGTTCCTCTTCCCGCGCGTGGAGCCGGAGTTGCCCCGCCGCCTCGCCAGCAAGCAGGGCCTGCACGAGCTGTGCGTGGAGCACGGCATCGTCTCGCCCGCCGCGTCGTTCCCCGAGAGCTACGGGGACATCAGGGAATTCGCCGCGACCGCGGTCTTCCCGGTGGTCGCCAAGAACCGCGAGGCGTTCACGCGCCGCTCCCGGCCCGCGGTGAACGGGACGACGCGCATAGAGACCCGGGAGGGCCTGCTCGGCCTCGCCCGCGACTGGGGCGAGCGGCCCGGGGTGATACTCCAGGAGTATCTGCCGCGGGAGCAGGCCGAGGACTGGATCGTGCACGCGTACTTCGACGCGAACTCCGCGCCGTGCGCGATGTTCACGGGCGTCAAGGTGCGCTCCTGGCCGCCGCACGCGGGGATGACGGCGAACGCGTACGTCGTCGACAATCCGGAACTCGCGGACCTCGCCGCACGTTTCATCAAACAGATCGGCTTCACCGGCGTCATCGACCTCGACCTGCGCTTCGACCGGCGTGACGGTCAGTACAAACTGCTCGACTTCAACCCCCGTATGGGTGCGCAGTTCCGGCTCTTCGAGAGCGAGTCCGGGATCGATGTGGTCCGCGCCATGCATCTGCACCTGACGGGGCGCCCGGTTCCCAAAGGGGAACAGCGCGCCGGACATCGCTACGTCGTCGAGAACATCGACCTGCCCGCCCTCCTCGCCTACCGCCGCAGTGGATACACGACACCGCACGCGCCCCCGCACGCGAGCGGTACGGAACTGGCGTGGCTCGCGGCGGACGACATGAAGCCGTTCTTCACGATGCTCGCGCGTTTCGTGCGGCCCGGGGCGAAGCATCTCTATCAACTGTGGCGGACTAACCGCCGCGGCAGCAGCACCAGTTAG
- a CDS encoding FAD-dependent oxidoreductase: protein MIHPVAVIGAGPFGLSTAAHLRARGIPVRVFGDPMVSWRANMPAGMLLKSTPVASNIDAPQRGHTLVDYCDAAGIPRLVTDEDIIPIETFVSYGRWFQEKLVPDLEQVRVVSVDRKGTAGFDLKLDSGELFTARAVVVATGLSGLAQLPPALAAAAPDGPSPTGPVSHSSQHSDLSRLAGRELIVVGAGQSALETAALAAEAGATVRVVARGKGSVAFGAPPWSQPKLRPESPFGRAWSLYAISYYPHPYRYLPPQARHFLVRRILGPLGAWWLRERFEGKVEKREVRRIVSADIRDGSPTLRLETLGGRIRDLSADHVIAATGYRVDIAAMDFLGPALRARLAASRGTPKLGAGYVSSIPGLYFTGLPAAASYGPVMRFVCGTEFASPRLAGHLARAHG, encoded by the coding sequence GTGATCCATCCAGTAGCAGTGATCGGGGCGGGGCCGTTCGGCCTGTCCACCGCGGCCCATCTGCGGGCCCGAGGCATTCCGGTGCGCGTCTTCGGCGACCCGATGGTGAGTTGGCGGGCCAACATGCCCGCCGGCATGCTCCTGAAATCGACCCCCGTGGCCTCGAACATCGACGCGCCGCAGCGCGGCCACACCCTCGTCGACTACTGCGACGCGGCAGGCATCCCGCGTCTGGTGACCGACGAGGACATCATCCCGATCGAGACCTTCGTGTCGTACGGCCGATGGTTCCAGGAGAAGCTCGTGCCCGACCTGGAGCAGGTGCGGGTGGTGTCGGTGGACCGCAAGGGCACGGCGGGCTTCGACCTGAAACTGGACTCCGGCGAGCTGTTCACGGCCCGCGCCGTGGTGGTCGCCACCGGCCTCTCGGGCCTCGCGCAGCTGCCGCCCGCGCTCGCCGCGGCTGCACCCGACGGGCCGTCCCCCACAGGGCCCGTCTCACACAGCTCGCAGCACAGCGATCTGTCGCGGTTGGCGGGGCGCGAGTTGATCGTGGTCGGCGCGGGGCAGTCGGCCCTGGAGACGGCCGCGCTCGCCGCCGAAGCCGGCGCGACCGTACGGGTGGTGGCGCGCGGCAAGGGCTCGGTGGCCTTCGGGGCGCCTCCGTGGAGCCAGCCGAAGCTGCGCCCCGAGTCGCCGTTCGGCCGCGCCTGGTCGCTCTACGCCATCAGCTACTACCCCCACCCCTACCGCTATCTCCCCCCGCAGGCACGCCACTTCCTGGTCCGCCGCATCCTGGGCCCGCTGGGCGCGTGGTGGCTGCGTGAGCGCTTCGAGGGCAAGGTCGAGAAGCGCGAGGTCCGCCGCATCGTGTCGGCGGACATCCGGGACGGCAGCCCCACCCTGCGCCTCGAAACCCTGGGCGGCCGCATCCGGGACCTCTCCGCCGACCACGTCATAGCGGCGACGGGCTACCGCGTGGACATCGCCGCGATGGACTTCCTCGGCCCCGCCCTCCGCGCCCGCCTGGCAGCAAGCCGAGGCACACCGAAACTGGGCGCGGGCTACGTCTCATCGATCCCGGGCCTGTACTTCACGGGCCTCCCGGCGGCGGCGTCGTACGGCCCGGTGATGCGCTTCGTATGCGGCACGGAGTTCGCGTCGCCACGGTTGGCGGGGCATTTGGCGCGGGCGCACGGCTGA
- a CDS encoding HAD family hydrolase yields the protein MAAPLAYSLIATDLDGTLLRGDDTVSDRSLAVLAATAAAGARHLVVTGRPAPRVKPLLDDLGGGGLAVCGQGAQLYDSGADRMVWSVTLDRELAEAALGKIEAEVGQVYAAVDQDGVDGLTLIEPGYLMPHPTLPAVRVRRRDDLWTEPISKVLLRHPELTDDELAAVARDAVGPLATVTMSGPGTVELQPRGVTKATGLALAAERLGMTAEDTLAFGDMPNDVPMFVWAARGVAMANAHPDLKSAADEVTSSNEDDGVAVVLERLLVAGK from the coding sequence ATGGCTGCACCCCTCGCATATTCACTCATCGCCACTGACCTGGACGGAACGCTGCTGCGCGGCGACGACACCGTCTCCGACCGGTCGTTGGCCGTGCTGGCGGCGACAGCCGCGGCGGGGGCGCGCCACCTGGTGGTGACCGGGCGGCCCGCGCCGCGCGTGAAGCCGCTCCTCGACGATCTGGGGGGCGGCGGACTCGCCGTCTGCGGGCAGGGGGCGCAGTTGTACGACTCCGGGGCCGACCGCATGGTCTGGTCCGTGACGCTCGACCGCGAGCTCGCCGAAGCCGCGCTCGGGAAGATCGAGGCGGAGGTCGGGCAGGTCTACGCCGCCGTCGACCAGGACGGCGTGGACGGGCTCACCCTCATCGAGCCCGGGTATCTGATGCCGCATCCCACCCTGCCCGCCGTCCGCGTGCGCAGGCGTGACGACCTGTGGACCGAGCCCATCAGCAAGGTGCTCCTGCGCCATCCCGAGCTGACCGACGACGAGTTGGCCGCCGTCGCCCGCGATGCCGTCGGGCCCCTCGCCACCGTCACCATGTCCGGCCCCGGCACCGTCGAACTCCAGCCGCGCGGGGTGACCAAGGCGACTGGCCTCGCCCTCGCCGCCGAACGGCTCGGGATGACGGCTGAGGACACCCTTGCCTTCGGCGACATGCCCAATGACGTGCCGATGTTCGTGTGGGCGGCCCGCGGGGTCGCCATGGCCAACGCCCACCCCGACCTCAAGTCGGCTGCCGACGAGGTGACTTCGTCGAATGAGGACGACGGGGTGGCCGTGGTACTCGAACGGCTTCTCGTAGCGGGAAAGTAG
- a CDS encoding CocE/NonD family hydrolase, which yields MQIRSSFPYETTREDVQVPLPDGTKLYARIWRPVTDEPVPALLEYLPYRLSDWTAPRDFQRHPWYAGHGYASVRVDVRGHGNSEGMPTDEYSPVELADGVEVVNWLAEQPWCSGKVGMFGISWGGFNSLQIAALAPEPLKAVITVCSADDRYDNDVHYMGGSVLAVDMHAWAATMLAFVSRPPDPLFVGDRWREMWENRLEAVEPFIHTWLDHQTRDDYWRHGSVCEDYSAINAAVLAVGGFHDPYRDTVLRLVEHLPGDVRGLIGPWSHQYPDRGLPPGPAIGFLQETLRWWDHHLKGIDNDVMSEPKLRSWISESHPPATVYAQLPGGWVGDPSWPSPNVTPTAYALQGAPLIVNSPQHTGLDAGRYFPFGNDADLPPDQRDEDAKSACFEFEVPSAVRILGRPKVKLRLTMDTPSGQAIARVCDVAPDGSSTLVTRGVLNLSSRNGRDRVDPWPVGGTEDVTFELNAIGHTFPPGHKIRLAVSSAYWPWIWPQADSAGFVLDPAGSALELPVREGGLDTAITFQAPEQSEPLEVVYPATFDEPRPERLVVRDVAKGEWRLEVDPRYGGTRVYPDGLEFTEDAVETYTINESDPLSARTRSDWTIRLHRPEMAWDASINSRSEITCDATDFITSNEVVCKDGDEVVFHRTWEKRIPRTAG from the coding sequence ATGCAGATTCGCTCATCCTTCCCGTACGAGACGACCCGCGAGGACGTCCAGGTACCCCTCCCGGACGGGACCAAGCTGTACGCGCGCATCTGGCGCCCGGTGACCGACGAACCCGTCCCCGCGCTCCTCGAGTACCTCCCCTACCGCCTGAGCGACTGGACGGCGCCGCGCGACTTCCAGCGCCACCCCTGGTACGCGGGCCACGGCTACGCCTCCGTGCGCGTGGACGTGCGGGGGCACGGCAACTCGGAGGGCATGCCGACCGACGAGTACTCCCCGGTCGAGCTGGCCGACGGGGTCGAGGTCGTCAACTGGCTCGCCGAGCAGCCCTGGTGCTCCGGCAAGGTCGGCATGTTCGGCATCTCCTGGGGCGGCTTCAACTCCCTCCAGATCGCGGCCCTCGCGCCCGAGCCGCTCAAGGCGGTCATCACGGTCTGCTCCGCGGACGACCGCTATGACAACGACGTGCACTACATGGGTGGTTCCGTCCTCGCGGTGGACATGCACGCGTGGGCGGCCACGATGCTGGCCTTCGTCTCCCGCCCGCCTGACCCGCTCTTCGTCGGCGACCGCTGGCGCGAGATGTGGGAGAACCGCCTCGAAGCCGTCGAACCCTTCATCCACACCTGGCTCGACCACCAGACGCGTGACGACTACTGGCGCCACGGCAGCGTCTGCGAGGACTACTCGGCGATCAACGCGGCGGTGCTCGCGGTGGGCGGCTTCCACGACCCCTACCGGGACACGGTCCTGCGCCTGGTCGAGCATCTGCCGGGAGACGTACGGGGGTTGATCGGCCCGTGGTCTCACCAGTACCCGGACCGGGGGCTTCCGCCGGGCCCGGCGATCGGCTTCCTGCAGGAGACACTGAGGTGGTGGGACCACCACCTGAAGGGCATCGACAACGACGTGATGTCCGAGCCGAAGCTGCGCTCCTGGATCAGTGAATCCCACCCGCCGGCGACGGTGTACGCCCAGCTGCCGGGCGGCTGGGTCGGCGACCCCTCCTGGCCGTCCCCGAACGTCACCCCGACCGCGTACGCCCTCCAGGGCGCCCCGCTGATCGTCAACTCCCCGCAGCACACGGGCCTGGACGCGGGGCGCTACTTCCCGTTCGGCAACGACGCGGACCTGCCGCCGGACCAGCGGGACGAGGACGCGAAGTCGGCGTGCTTCGAGTTCGAGGTCCCCTCGGCCGTACGCATCCTGGGCCGCCCCAAGGTGAAGCTGCGCCTGACCATGGACACCCCGTCCGGCCAGGCGATCGCGCGGGTGTGTGACGTGGCCCCGGACGGTTCGTCGACTCTCGTGACGCGGGGTGTCCTGAACCTCTCCTCGCGCAACGGCCGGGACCGGGTGGACCCGTGGCCGGTGGGCGGGACGGAGGACGTCACCTTCGAACTGAACGCGATCGGCCACACGTTCCCGCCCGGCCACAAGATCAGGCTCGCGGTGTCGTCCGCGTACTGGCCGTGGATCTGGCCGCAGGCGGATTCGGCGGGCTTCGTCCTGGATCCGGCGGGCAGCGCGCTGGAACTCCCCGTCAGGGAGGGCGGCTTGGACACCGCGATCACTTTCCAGGCTCCCGAGCAATCGGAGCCGCTGGAGGTGGTCTACCCGGCGACGTTCGACGAACCGCGCCCCGAGCGCCTGGTCGTACGCGATGTGGCCAAGGGCGAATGGCGCCTGGAGGTGGACCCGCGCTACGGCGGTACGCGGGTCTACCCGGACGGTCTCGAGTTCACCGAGGACGCGGTGGAGACGTACACGATCAACGAGAGCGACCCCCTCAGCGCCCGCACCCGCTCCGACTGGACGATCCGCCTGCACCGGCCGGAGATGGCGTGGGACGCGTCGATCAATTCCCGCTCCGAGATCACGTGCGACGCGACAGACTTCATCACCTCGAACGAGGTGGTGTGCAAGGACGGCGACGAGGTGGTGTTCCACAGGACGTGGGAGAAGCGCATTCCACGTACGGCGGGCTAG